DNA sequence from the Coffea arabica cultivar ET-39 chromosome 11c, Coffea Arabica ET-39 HiFi, whole genome shotgun sequence genome:
gATGATCAAGTGAGAGTCCCACTTGGGCCGGTTACACGTGCACGGGCAAAGCGCTTCAAAGAATCTcttcaagcccttgttcgaagtgttcaagatcaacaaggggtCCATAgtaacattgaaggcttggacgTGGCTAGTCAAGttgtctacacattgatccaagccaATGAGGTGCCAAGTGATGGCCACACGAGTGCTTAATGGAGTTGGCCGATTGATTGTTGCTAGTTTGTTAGTTGGCTGGGTtgttatcgagtcattagttttaGTTGGCTTGTCAGTCacattttaattaatagttttaTTAACTTTTGGGATCCAATAATCGGTCCACTCATGCACAAGAGTGAACCGAAACCTCTTTCCTAGTTTAGGTAGAATTGGTAGTCAAACAATCCTTGTTCCAATCGGATTTGACATTGGTtgctagcctataaaaaggctcaTCTTGTAAGAACAAGGGTTAGACATTATTGACAATAAAATTTACTTTGTTTCTCTTCAAAGCCGAGAGTTACATTCTACTTGCTAGGCAAGGGTtttttgagcaatctcgcgCGACGTCTTTGGTTGTTCATTCAgtctatctacttgagtaaccacctcaattagAGTCACTGTTCTACCACCTTCGATCAAGTTGAGTCGTCcatcttggttctaggttccgcaatccaaacgatTGATCATCcgtctagatccttgggcaatcgtgctacgtgtcttggaacaagttgaccgaggagcgtatcagttggcttcagagctggttgaggtatcaattCGTTATATCCATTTTCTTGTTTCATCTAGTCGTTCCAGGGTTTATAGTTTCCGTTGCCTTGCTATTTATTGCATCATTGAAATCTGCCGGTAGTCTTGTTCACTTGTTGTATTGTTGAATTTTGGCCGTAAGTGTtaaaatctgtccgaagtttgTTTCTTCATTGGCATAAATTTTCTGTCCGTGTTTTTGTCTTGTCTTGAGTCTTCAAATTTCTGCCCGTTCTTGTGTCCCCTCATTGTTTTGGAATTGCCGTAGCTGTGTTGTCGCTTGGTTTAAAATTCTGTCTGTAGTGCAATTGAAATTCTGTCTTCGTGTGCCATTGTTAGTCTTAACCTGCTGTCCGAAGTTGTGTTCAATTGTTGCATCTTGAAAATCTGACCGAGTCTTGTTCACTTGTTGCGTCTTGAAGTCTATCCGAAGTTTGTGTCTTCGTTGCGTCAAAATTCTATCTGTGGTGTGCCATTGTGTGtctcacaaatctgtccaatcTTGTTGTCTTGTGTTATCTAACTTGTTAActtgttttcaaatctggattttgtGCAAACTTGTTGGtgttttgtgaatcttgaaagaACCTCCaatgaatcttgagtttcttgaatttctcttgaaggatcttgaagttcttgaaagttTCTTATTCGTGTAATTAGCCAAAAGAACAAATCTGGAATTACTTCCATTCGGCCAAACGTTATAGTGctcttgtcatggtagccaaaaaaagaaaaaaaaaagagacaaacaaaaacagaaacaaaagagaaaaaaaaacaaggaagcAACCGAATTGTGTTGGaacaaaattctgatttgtgcAAACCCTCCTGGAATTGAATTTGGAACTTACTAAAAGTTATTTCAAGAGGAAAAGGgtttccaaaaggtttccaaaaaccaacttgtttccaaattcaattaggaaactagtggACAGCTTGGATAACTCTCCTATTTCCACTTGACTAAGTCCATTCAAATCAGGAAACTTCCAAATCTCGCATTtgcttatttccatttcctaTTTTCGCAACTTCTAAATTTGTCCGCCTTAGGAAACGGTCAAAACCATCCACCACCATGTCCAAATTGTTTCCACATTGTGTCTTTGTTCTTGGTTACACTTGTGCTAAAGTTGGGTGAACAATTTGAGGGTTTTGTGCGGCATTTCTCAAGCTACTCAAACCAACAAGGTAAGAATTGTGGTAAGACCATTAGAGTGAAATTGGAGTGAAACATGAGAGCGAGTGAAACACTtaggaagtgaagtgaggttatatttgtattattttcTTGGTTGCTAACACTTGGCAGGGCAACAAGAAAGATATGGAGCAAACTAATCCAACCGCCGACTATGCATTGATGTTCAATGCCATGAAAGCCGAACTCAAAAGAATTAGTGAACAACAAATGGAGGAAATGCATAACCGTTTTGATGGACtttccaagagcttcacaagagGCTCTTGATCTAGGTCTCATAATCGAAATCAAGGCGGTACCAAGGGGGCAAATTATGAGGACTACTCGGCAAGTGAGAACAAAGAGAAAGCCGAGAGGCCCAAGAGGGATAGTTCTAAGGAGGTGCTTCGGGGACTTAAAATCAAAGTTCCTACTTTCCAAGgaaaaagtgaccctgaggcttacttggagtgggaagggTGAATCAAAATGGtctttgattgctatgattataacgaggaacaaaaggtcaaggttgccactgttgagttcaccgaatATGCACTCATTTGGTGGGATCAAGTAAGGACTAGTTGGAGAAGAAATGGAGAGTCGCAAGTCcgaacttggcgagaactcaaggcaaTGATGCGCAAGAGGTTTGTTCCTAGTTACTATAACCGAAATCTCCATTCAAAATTACAGactctcactcaaggcaacatgagtgtggatgATTATTATAAAGAGATCaaaatggccatgatgagggctaatatccaagaagatagtgaggccaCAATGGCAAGGTTTCTTAGAGGTTTAAACTCTGAACTTCAAAAGGCTTTAGAACTTCAACACTACTTGGATATGAGCGACCTACTTGAGTTAGCCATCAAAGCCAAGAGGGGAAAGAGACTACGGAGTGGTGGACGATCCAATACCACCATGAACCCGCAACCTTGGAAAGGAGGTCAGTCAAGAAGGTCACTCCACGAAGCTGGAAATTCGGCCACTCCACCCACTTCTAGCCGACACCAAGGTAACTTTCCTAACCGCAATTTccattctacccctaacaaggttgTTGTTCTATCTAGGTCCACTTCAAAACCTAGTCAAGAGACTCCTAAGCCTAGGAGTAGGAACATTAAGTGCTTCAAATGTCAAGGATTCGGACATATCCAATCTCAATGTCCGAATCAAAGGGTCATGCTTATAACTCACAATGGAGAAGTTgtatctgatgatgatgattgtgAGGAGATGTCGATTTTGACCAAGGAAGAGTGCTTGGAAATTGACTCGATCGAGGAAGAATGTTCACCAACCCAAGGTGAGATTGGTTGTTTGGTTGCAAGAAGAGTGTTGACCGCCCGAGTTAAGGAGGATGAACAGTTACAAAGGGAAAACTTGTTTTACAGTTGATATAAAATAAGTGACAAGGTGTGCAGCCTTATCATCGATGGAGgaagttgcaccaatgtagcaagtttgttAATGGTGGAAAGCCTAAGTTTGTCTACAACCCGACATCCATActcgtaccgactacaatggctaagtaAAGAtagtgaagtacgtgtctacaagcaggtacgtcttcctttctcaaTTGGCAATTACattgatgaagttgtttgtgatgttgtccttTTGCATGCTACTCATGTGATATTAGGAAGACCTttgcaatttgataagcatgttacttttgatggtagGTCTAATAAATACACTCTTTTACACAATGGTAAGAGAATGATCTTAACACCCCTCACACCttcacaagtgtatgaggaccaacttaaaTTGCAAAGAGAATATGATTTAGACCACtgccaaaagaggaaacaaaagggaaccgaatctggaaattgttccaAATCAACTcttgagcattcggccaagagcAAATGTGATGTCCCTAGTGTTCCAAATGATCAAGCATTGATTAAGCCAAGCACTAAGaaacaaaacatgataatcaaggttAAGAATGTTGGGAAagttgtgaattctgatcagcctgtgtTACTTATGATTTCCAAACATGtgctcttgaatgttgatgaactcaataaggcattgccttcaaGTGTGGTTGCATTgttgcaggaattcgaggacgtgttccctgatgaggtccctgatggaTTATCACCCATCCGAGGGATCGAGCACCAAATAGACCTTCTTCCTGGAGCACCCCTACCCCACAAACCCGCCTACCGAATGGGTCCGGAGGAAACTAAGGAACTTCAAAAGCAAGTTGATGGCTtactaggtaagggttgggttaAGAAAAGTTTGAATCCGTGTGTTGTACCTGTTATACTTGTTCCAAAAAAAGATGGTACTTGGCATATGTGTGCTGATTGTAGAGCTGTAAATGCTATAACTGTTAAATaccgtcatcccattcctagattagatgatatgctAGATGAACTTGATGGTGCTattattttcacaaaaattgacTTACgaagtggctatcatcaaattagaatgaaagagggagatgagcagaaaatagcttttaaaacaaaacatggactttatgagtggttagtcatgcgttttgggttgactaatgcgCCTAGCATTTTCATgagactaatgaaccatgttttaaggCAGTTGATAGGAAAATTTGTCATTGTTcactttgatgatattttgatcTATAGTCGAAACATACATAAACATATGGAGCATATAAGATTGATACTAGACACACTTCACAAGGCGAgcctctatgctaaccttaagaaatGCACTTTTTGTACTAACGAACTCGTGTTTCTAGGCTATGTTGTTAGTTCACAGGGCATCAAAGTAGACGAATCCAAGATCGATGCCATCAAACAATAGCCCACGCCAAAGTCAGTCGTGGATGTGCGAAACTTCCATGGTTTGGTTGGTTTCTACTGGCGTTTTGTCAAGGACTTCAGTACCATTGCTGCGCCATTGACCGCagtgacaaagaaaaatgacaagttccattgGGAAAAAGCACAAGAAAAATCTTTCCTTACTCCTAAGGACAAACTCATACACGCACCTGTCTTAGCATTACCTAACTTtaacaaaacttttgaaatcgaatgtgatgcttctggtgtagggaTTGGAGCCGTGTTGATACAAGATAAGAGGCATTGCGTCTTCTTTAGTGAAAAGTTGGGAGGTACAACATTGAACTACCCCACatatgacaaggagttgtacgcacttGTGAGGGCCTTGGAAACATGGCAACATTACCTCCGTCCAAGAGAATTCATGATACACACTGACCACGAATCATTGAAATTTCTCAAGAGGCAGTCGAAATTGAGCAAAAAGCATACCAAGTGGGTAAGTTTTATTGACACCTTCTgttatgtcattaagtataagactggtcgaacgaatgtggtagctgattCTTTATCTCGTAGACATTCCTTGCTAGTTTTTcttgatgctaagttgcttggtTTCGAAATGCTAAAAGAGCTCTATGCACATGACATTGATTTTGGTGAAATGTTCGCATCATGTACCAAGAGTCCGCATAGCAAGTATTTTTTACATAAAGGGTTCTTGTTTTATGTTGATAAGTTGTGTATGCCTAATTCTTCTATTCGTGACTTGTTCTTTCGAGAgacacatagtggtggtctcatgggacatTTTAGGATTGTTAAGACTTTAGCAATgttacaagagcacttttatTGGCCACACATATGAAaggatgttgaacgcatggttggtagatgtgccacCTGCCATAAAGCTAAGTCtaaaacaaatccatatggcttgtataccccattgccaATTCCAAAATATCCTTGGGTAGAGTTGTCAATGGACTTTGTTTTAGGACTACATAGGTCTCAAAGGGGTAATGATTCCATCTATGTGGTAGTTGATAGATTCTCAAAGATGGATCATTTTATCCCTTGccataaaactgatgatgcatctcatattgctacttgtttttcaaagaaattgtgCGTTTACATGGTATGCCTCAAACaattgttagtgatagagatgttaagttcttgagttatttttggaagaatttatggtctaaacttggcactaAACTCTTATTTTCGACCACAAGTCACCCCCAGAGTGATGGACAAACTGCAGTTGTCAATCGCACTCTTGGGACTTTGTTAAGGGCCGTAATTAAGAAAAATCTTAAgtcttgggaagagtgtttgccaCATGTTGAGTTTGTTTATAATAGAACTGTTCACAGTGCCACACACTATTCACCATTTGAGGTTGTTTATGGGTTTAATCCCTTAACTCCCCTTGACTTggcacccttaccttcctctgagcataCTAGCTtaaatgggaaaaagaaaactgattttatgcacaggttacatgaagccgttcGAGTCAATATTGAGAAGCATACTCAGCAATATATCCAGCACGCTAACAAGCATCGTCGCAAGATGGTTTCTGAACCTGGAGATTGGGTCTGGCTACACTTAAGGAAAGAAAGGTTCCctaagcaacgccaaagcaaattgtctcCTAGGAGCGATGGACCTTTCCGAGTGCTTCAATGTGTCAACGAAAATGCCTACAAGTTGGAGTTGCCCAGGGAGTATAATGTCAGTGCAACTTTCAATGTCGCGGATTTAAGCCCGTTCCTTGAAGAGAATGATccaaatttgaggacaaatccttctcaagtggaggggattgatgtgtgcacggatggtgatgataaagTGAGAGTCCCACTTCGGCCGATTACACGTGCACGGGCAGAGCACTTCAAAGAATCTCTTCAAGCCCTTGTTCAAAGTGTtcaagatcaacaaggggtccataggaacattgaaggttTGGACGTGGCTAGTCAAGttgtctacacattgatccaagccaATGAGGTGCCAAATGATGGCCACACGAGTGCTTAATGGAGTTGGCCGATTGATTGTTGCTAGTTTGTTAGTTGGTTGGGTtgttatcgagtcattagttttaGCTGGCTTGTCAGTCGcatttttaattaatagttttattagtttttGGGGTCCAATAATCGGTCCACTCATGCACAAGAGTGAACTGAACCCTCTTTCCTAGTTTAGGTAGAATTAGCAGTCAAACAATCCTTGTTCCAATCGGATTTGACATTGGTtgctagcctataaaaaggctcaTTTTGTAAGAACAATGGTTAGACATTATTGACAATAAAATTTACTTTGTTTCTCTTCAAAGCCGAGAGTTACATTCTACTTGCTAGGCAAGGGTTTTTTGAGCAATCTCGCACGACGTCTTTGGTTGTTCATCCaacctatctacttgagtaactaCCCCAATTAGAGTCCATGTTCTACCACCTTCGAACAAGTTGAGTCATCcatcttggttctaggttccgctgtgacgaccccaccgcacccagaggcgtaccaaagggtttgacggaccgcctgcctaactcgcgccaggactcgaaaacGAAAAGTAAATAATAGAGACTAAATACCAAAAGATACTATTTACAATCATACATCTTCAAGAGTGACGTTCCAGTCCACTACATCATACAAAAACGAGAATTAAAACCAAAAATGGACCTTAAGCAGCATCCTAACCATAACTATGAGAATCAAGAAAGACACCCTAGAAAGTCTAGCTAGTATAATTACAAAGGTCAATTCTAGGGATATAACTCTCGTGAAGTGGGATCCCCGCGTACGGCCCTTGTTAAAGAATTAACAAAGAAAAACGGATAAGCTTAAAGTTTAGTAAgcaagcaggggcaaaatgatAATTGTACATCAAATCAGACATTTATGGCACGATTatatcaaaataaaagaaaaaataacaaaacaatgcAGGGATACAgattggctccaaagccagatcaTCCACCATGCGTGATCACCTATCGACCCTCCATCGACCACAAGaaaaggtccgtagaactccactttctTCCTCCGACCACCTAACACCCACTCTGGCCAGCatccacacacacacaaatgGCTCGAGCTTCGAATCATATTCGAATTGTATTCACGAAGTTGGTGATTTTAAGGATAGTTTGGACTAACTCCGACCAAGCGctaactggctcgaatagtccgtctagtCCTTTAGCATATAATTGGTCGCACTTattaaacttagcatataattggTGCTCTTTAAGAGTCTGTAGCACAAACCTCAAATGCCTTTCATGATCCTCACGAGTCTTCGAGtagaccaaaatatcatcaataaactcCACAATAAATTGGTCTAGGTAAAGTTTGAAGACTCGGTGCATTAAGTCCATAAATGCAGCTGGAGCATTCGTCAATCCAAGGGCATGACTGCAACTTCAAAATGCCTGTACCGCGAATTAAACGCGGTCTTAGGGATATCCTCTTTCCGGATCCTTAATTGGTAATATCCCTGTCGAAGGTCCAGCTTAGAAAATACAACTAcaccttgcagttggtcaaacaactcatcaatcaGTGGCAGGGGATATTTGTTCTTAATTGTGAGATTATTTAGTCCTCGGTAATCGATGCACATCCGTAAAcctccatcctttttctttacaaatagtaccggggctccccaaggagatTCACCTCcctgaataaattctcgatccAATAATTCCTGCAACTGTATTTTCAATTCCTTCAGTTCCGCAGGAGCCATGCgcggtaaggggttttcgatATTGGTTCCGCCCCCGGGTGCAGATCAATCTTAAATTCGATTTCTCTTTCCGGCGGTAGTGAGTTCAACTCTTCGGGAAACATCTTAAGAAACTAACACACCACCGGCACATTTTCTACTTTTAATTGCTCTCCTGGGGTATTAATCAACATGGCCAAAAACCCTCAGGCACCCTTACTTAGCAATTTCCGAGTCTGAATCCCAGAAATAAGAGTGGTGGAGGCTAACTTTCCTCGTACATCTAATTGCAATGTAGGCTCACCCGGTATGTGAAAGTCAACCTTTTTCGTACTGCAGTCTAGGCGTACATGATACttagctagccaatccatacctaatATAAGATCGTACCCCTTAAGAGCTAACTCTATTAAATCTACCGATAACTTTCGTTCCCCTATCCACACGTCACAGTCTTTGTACATCATATTGGCAAGGATGCTCTTATTGGTAATGTGAGTCTTTATTTCTAAATCATATGGCAGCTTTCCTGCTTTAATATCTATATGTTCCATAAATGCAGGACTCACAAAAGAATGGGTAGTACCACGATCTATTAACACTCTTGCGGTACGCCGAAATATAGAAAGCGTACCTTCGATGACTGCCGAATGGTCAGTCACCTCCTGATGGCCCAAAGCATAAACCCGCGCAGGCACTTTCGGTCGGTTCCCTGCTGCATTTGCTGGTTTTGGCGTAGTCCCTTCTGCCCGTGAAGTGCTTCCTTCAGTCCGCATTTTTGGGCATTGTGCAATCAGGTGCTCTGTACTACCACACTTAAAGCATTTCCTAACTGCactatttttccagcaattatcGGTGGTATGGTTGCCTCCAAAACCATAGGTCTGTCTCGTCCCTGTAGTCACCTCTCCTCTGTGGCCACCTCTTTGGAGCTCTCGCCCCGCTT
Encoded proteins:
- the LOC140016494 gene encoding uncharacterized protein, whose product is MVESLSLSTTRHPYSYRLQWLSKDSEVRVYKQVRLPFSIGNYIDEVVCDVVLLHATHVILGRPLQFDKHVTFDGRSNKYTLLHNGKRMILTPLTPSQVYEDQLKLQREYDLDHCQKRKQKGTESGNCSKSTLEHSAKSKCDVPSVPNDQALIKPSTKKQNMIIKVKNVGKVVNSDQPVLLMISKHVLLNVDELNKALPSSVVALLQEFEDVFPDEVPDGLSPIRGIEHQIDLLPGAPLPHKPAYRMGPEETKELQKQVDGLLGKGWVKKSLNPCVVPVILVPKKDGTWHMCADCRAVNAITVKYRHPIPRLDDMLDELDGIGAVLIQDKRHCVFFSEKLGGTTLNYPTYDKELYALVRALETWQHYLRPREFMIHTDHESLKFLKRQSKLSKKHTKWVSFIDTFCYVIKYKTGRTNVVADSLSRRHSLLVFLDAKLLGFEMLKELYAHDIDFGEMFASCTKSPHSKYFLHKGFLFYVDKLCMPNSSIRDLFFRETHSGGLMGHFRIVKTLAMLQEHFYWPHI
- the LOC113715940 gene encoding uncharacterized protein, giving the protein MRTEGSTSRAEGTTPKPANAAGNRPKVPARVYALGHQEVTDHSAVIEGTLSIFRRTARVLIDRGTTHSFVSPAFMEHIDIKAGKLPYDLEIKTHITNKSILANMMYKDCDVWIGERKLSVDLIELALKGYDLILGMDWLAKYHVRLDCSTKKVDFHIPGEPTLQLDVRGKLASTTLISGIQTRKLLSKGA